In the genome of Gossypium hirsutum isolate 1008001.06 unplaced genomic scaffold, Gossypium_hirsutum_v2.1 scaffold_447, whole genome shotgun sequence, one region contains:
- the LOC121226811 gene encoding uncharacterized mitochondrial protein AtMg00810-like — translation MTHVDDIVVTGSSITDINKVISQFHDNFALKDMGRINFFLGIEVQHTPQGLFLNQKKYVSEILHKTGMAIAAPTPTPMVSTPKLVASDGSPSFAGGHLYQSTVGMLQYLCITRPDLAFCVNKLSQYMNLPSDIH, via the coding sequence ATGACTCATGTGGATGACATAGTAGTCACAGGCAGCTCCATTACAGATATAAACAAAGTGATAAGTCAGTTTCATGATAATTTTGCTCTTAAAGACATGGGTAGGATCAATTTTTTCTTGGGCATTGAAGTGCAACATACACCTCAGGGTCTGTTCCTTAATCAGAAGAAATATGTCTCGGAAATACTTCATAAAACAGGCATGGCAATAGCTGCACCTACGCCTACACCCATGGTGAGCACTCCCAAACTAGTTGCTTCAGATGGTAGTCCATCATTTGCTGGTGGTCACTTGTATCAGAGTACAGTTGGCATGCTTCAGTATTTGTGTATTACACGTCCTGACTTAGCGTTTTGCGTGAACAAACTAAGTCAGTACATGAACTTGCCTAGTGATATCCATTGA